The Pirellulales bacterium genomic interval GACCCGGTGTATGGGGCGCGACCGCTGAAGCGGGTGATCCAACAGAAGCTGCAGAATCCTCTGGCCACGGAGCTACTGAAGGGAACCTTCAGCGAGGGGAGCACCGTGAAGATCGACTACCAGGATGGCGATTTCACGTTCGAGCGCAGCGAGAAAGAGGAGCCGGCCGCTACCAAGTAGCCGGCGAGTGCGATCCAACGCATTTGTAGAATGGCACTAGATAGCAGTCGCTATGGATGACCGCCGGATCCTCAAGATCTCGGCGGCATTCGAGCGGATTTTTACGCTCTACCGATCCGACTTTGACAATTGCCAGTTGGCAATGACAACGTCGGCTCCGGGCGTGAGGCGCCGCAGCTTTTCGGCAATAACGGGCCGCTCAGAAACCTTGGCCGTCTTGAGCTTCTTGGCCAGAAGGTTCAACTTCTTGCGGCGGTGGCGCCGCCGTTTGATCTCTTTTCCGCGTTCGCTGATCCCACCCACCGTTGAAACTCCTTGGCCCGCTGACTGATACGTCGGATCATCAACCGTCGCCGCCCGAAAGCGTGTGGTTCGGTTTTATCCGGCTGAAGGGGCTGCGTCAATCGGCATTGCGGCTCCAGATGGCCGCCGTCGCGACGTACAGGGTGCCGATGAGGACAGCAGATCGTGCCTAACGAGTCACAATTGGGGACTTATTTGTTGCGGAACCGGTTTGTAGCGGCACCGGTCCAGTCGCAGTTCAAATTCGAGGGTGTGCCGCACAGGGCAGGGTGGCAAATGCACATTCTGAGTGAAGTTTTGCGATTCACCCCTAAGAATGGCTGATGGCTTTTCGGGATGAAGACATCAGCCTACCGATTCATGGCAGCTGGTGAAACTTTGCACTAGCGCTCCGATATTGGATCGCAGGAATCGGACGGTGAGTGCCTGCGCTCCCGGAATGCTTCGCGATCGTGTTCTCAAAATCTCGGCAAATGGCGGCCATTGCTTCGCCGATTGCAAGGCCTAAAATTGCGCCACCGCGGCGCGCGAAACGTGTCGCAGCAAGTGTCTTGCTGTATCAACGCGGCGATGTGGTCTTTGAGCGTTACGAGGTCGCACGGTAAACAACCGGGCGCTGATTACAGTCTTGATCGTGCAATCGTTCATGAAGGTACCTGCGCTTCACCATTTGGCCCCTACGCAGAGCGAAGGACCTTTCATCGCAGCCTAGCTGGTTGCCTTGGTTGTGTTCGGCGCGTTGGCAGTGGCGGCGGCGCTTAAGTTTCGCGACGATTCTATCGAGGCAGTATCACGGGCCGCGAGTCGGTCTGCTGATGAGGCGGCTTTGCTGGGGCATGGTTTTGCCAGCAGAAGTTCCTTGAAGGCATGTGGGATTTAGCGATGTCTTTTTCCCTGACATCTTTCGACGTAGCGGGCATTCGAATTCCCGACAGCAAGCTCGCCAAGGCGGCGACCGAATTCGTTCGCGATTGTGAATCAGATTTGTTATTTGATCATTCCGTGAGGGTATTCCTGTGGGGAGCCCTGCGCGGAAAGCATCGAGGCTGGAAGTTCGACCCCGAGTTGCTTTTCTTAGGAGCGATGTTTCACGATGTGGGGCTAACCGCCAAACACCGCAGCGCCAGCAACCGTTTTGAAATCGATAGCGCCAACGCCGCGCGGGATTTTCTCTGCCAGCATGGAGTAGCAGCCGAGGTGATCGGCCTGGTGTGGGACGCCATTGCGCTACATACGACTCCCGAAATTCCGTGGCACAAGCAGACTGAGGTGGCGCTCGTGACCGCGGGGGTCGAATTGGACGTCATGGGCATGGGTTTCGACGAGGTGCCGGACGACGTCAAATCGCTCGTGCTGGCAGCCCACCCTCGCAAGGACTTCAAGACCCACATCATTCGGGCCTTTGCCGATGGCTTCCGGCACAAGCCCGAATCGACATTCGGCACAGTTAATGCTGACGTATTGGCCAAGACCGAGCCTGGCTTTGCGCGACAGGATTTCTGCGCTTTGATTGCGGGATCTCGTTTTCAGAACTGATCAGATCCTTTTCTTAGGAAACCGTTATGGCCAGTAAGAAGCACTCGTTAGACGCGGCACGCTGCGGCGCATTCTTTTTGGCAGCTTTTGCATGCTTGCTGGCGGTCGTTGTATTCTCGGCAACCAAGTCGGCCGCCGATGAACCGCCCAAAGCAGTTGCTTCGAGTTACGACCAAATAACCCCCACGCTGCTGGGGAAACAAAGCTTTACCGCCACAATGGCCAAAGACAAAGCGGACAAGGCTGCCGTAATGGCGCGTCAGAAGAAGCTTCTGGAAGAGCGCTATGAGCTAACTCCGAAACTCGACAAGAAGTTGACCATGACACGCGGCAAAGCCATCGCGATTGGTCCGGCAACAAAGCTGGCCAATGGCCTCACCTGGGAAAAATTGGCCGACATGTCGAGCGACGTCATCCGCGATCAAGGGGTGTTTCCGAAAGGTTTCTTGCCGCTTCCTCATCCCAAGCACGACGTAGGGGGGATGGTTTTTCCCCAGGCCGAAATCAAGGCCGTCAAACGCCTGGAACGGTTCGACATTGATTTCGATCTGCCGGAACCGTTTCTGCCCGAGTTTCCTCCGGCGATGTTCCTTACGTCGCGTCCCGATTTAGGGGATGTGTCGCAAGGCAAGATCGTCGCGGTGGATAATTTCCAAGAGCTGTTCGCCGGCATATTGAATAGCAAGGACCTGGAGGGCCTACGCCTGTTGGTCACGCAATTTCCTCAGCAGCAGTTTAATGCCACAGCTGATCGCAAGACAGAACAGACCCTTGGCATGCAAGGGGTGTCCTGCTTTGATTGTCACGTGAATGGCCACACTTCTGGCGCGACACACTTGGTCGGCGACATCCGACCGCAATCGCATCGACGGCGGATCGACACGACGAGTCTGCGCGGCGTCAATATTCAACGCCTGTTCGGATCGCAACGTGCTCTGAAGACGATAGAAGATTTCACCGAGTTCGAACAGCGCGGCGCCTATTTCGATGGCGATCAGCTCTCGGCATCGGCCAAAGGGATCAATCCGCTCGAGCGCGGCAGCCAGGTCCATTTCATGGCCGAAGTGCAGGAGCTGCTCAATTTTCCGCCGGCGCCTAGTCTGGGCTGGGATGGAAAGCTGGATCCCAAAAAATTCGACGAAGCCTCGCCCGAAATGCAGGGACAAAAGCTGTTCTTCGGCAAGGCGCAATGCTCTACGTGTCACCCCGCACCGTACTATACCGACAATTCGATGCACGACCTGATGGTCGAACGGTTTTACAAGACGCAGACCATCAACGGCTTGGTGGCGACGTCCCAGGGTCCCATCAAA includes:
- a CDS encoding HD domain-containing protein; translated protein: MSFSLTSFDVAGIRIPDSKLAKAATEFVRDCESDLLFDHSVRVFLWGALRGKHRGWKFDPELLFLGAMFHDVGLTAKHRSASNRFEIDSANAARDFLCQHGVAAEVIGLVWDAIALHTTPEIPWHKQTEVALVTAGVELDVMGMGFDEVPDDVKSLVLAAHPRKDFKTHIIRAFADGFRHKPESTFGTVNADVLAKTEPGFARQDFCALIAGSRFQN
- a CDS encoding DUF6800 family protein — protein: MGGISERGKEIKRRRHRRKKLNLLAKKLKTAKVSERPVIAEKLRRLTPGADVVIANWQLSKSDR
- a CDS encoding cytochrome B6 — translated: MASKKHSLDAARCGAFFLAAFACLLAVVVFSATKSAADEPPKAVASSYDQITPTLLGKQSFTATMAKDKADKAAVMARQKKLLEERYELTPKLDKKLTMTRGKAIAIGPATKLANGLTWEKLADMSSDVIRDQGVFPKGFLPLPHPKHDVGGMVFPQAEIKAVKRLERFDIDFDLPEPFLPEFPPAMFLTSRPDLGDVSQGKIVAVDNFQELFAGILNSKDLEGLRLLVTQFPQQQFNATADRKTEQTLGMQGVSCFDCHVNGHTSGATHLVGDIRPQSHRRRIDTTSLRGVNIQRLFGSQRALKTIEDFTEFEQRGAYFDGDQLSASAKGINPLERGSQVHFMAEVQELLNFPPAPSLGWDGKLDPKKFDEASPEMQGQKLFFGKAQCSTCHPAPYYTDNSMHDLMVERFYKTQTINGLVATSQGPIKTFTLRGIKESPPYFHDGRLLTLEDTVEFFNLVLELKLTAGEKQNLVGFMRQL